In Pannonibacter sp. XCT-53, the sequence CCTGTCCGCAGGCGACCAGATCGTCAGCGCCGGCCAGAACAAGCTCAGCGTCGGCAACACCGTGACCATCGACAACACGGTCAATCCGGCCACGGCCGAGATGAAGATCGGGGGCTGACGCGATGAATTTCTCCGAAATCTTCATCCGTCGACCGGTGCTGTCGACGGTGGTCAGTCTCCTGATCCTCCTCATGGGGGCCCAGGGCATCGTCAACATGTCGATCCGCCAGTATCCGAAGATCGAGGAAACCGTGATCACGGTGAACACGATCTTCGTCGGCGCCAGCTCGGAGCTGATCCAGGGCTTCATCACGACGCCGATCGCCAAGGCCGTCGCCTCGGCCGAGGGCGTGGACTACGTCACCTCCAAGAGCTCGCTCGGCATGTCGACGGTCACCGTCAACATGAAGCTCAACACTGACCCGGACAAGGCGCTGACCGAGGTGATCTCCAAGGTGCAGCAGGTGCGCAGCCGGCTGCCGCAGGAGGCCGAGGATCCGGTGATCCAGAAGGGCACCGGCCAGTCCTTCGCCATCATGTATCTGACCGTGCTGTCGGACGTGATGTCGCCGCAGGAAATCACCGAGTTCACCTCGCGCGTGATCCAGCCGCAGCTCTCCATCGTCGAGGGCGTCGCCGACGCCCAGATCCTCGGCGAGCAGACCTTCTCGATGCGCATCTGGATCGATCCGATCCGGCTGGCCTCGCGCAATGTCACGGCTGCGGAGGTCCTGGCCGCCATCCAGCAGGCCAACTTCCTCTCCGCCCCGGGCAAGACCGAGAACGAATACGTCGCCTACCAGATCGAGACCAAGACGACGCTGCAGTCGCCGGAGGCCTTCGAGGCCCTGCCGGTGCGCTCGGACGGCACCGATGTGGTGCGCCTGCGCGACGTGGCGCGGGTGGAGCTGGGCTCCAAGAGCACCGACACGCGCGTGTCGTTCAACGGCCAGGGCGGCATCTTCCTCGGCATCATGCCGACGCCGTCCGCCAACCCGCTGGACACCGCCCAGGGCGTGCGCGACGCGCTGCCGAAGCTGCAGGAAAACCTGCCGCAGGGCATGACCGTGACCGTGGTCTATGACTCGACCGAGTTCATCAGCGCCTCGATCGAGGAAGTGTTCAAGACCATCGCCGAGGCGGTGGTGATCGTGATCCTGGTGATCCTTTTGTTCCTCGGCTCGTTCCGGGCGGTGCTGATCCCCATCGTCACCATCCCGCTGTCGCTTGTCGGCGTGTGCTTCTTCCTCTGGGGGCTCGACTACTCGCTCAACACGCTGACGCTGCTGGCCATGGTGCTGGCCATCGGTCTCGTGGTGGACGACGCGATCGTGGTGGTGGAGAACATCCACCGGCACCTGGAAGAGGGCAAGAAGCCGCTCGATGCCGCCATTGTCGGCATGCGCGAGATCTTCGGCCCGGTCGTGGCCATGACCATCACGCTCGGCGCGGTCTATGCGCCGATCGGCTTCGCCTCCGGCCTGACCGGCGCCCTGTTCCGCGAGTTCGCCTTCACGCTGGCCGGCGCGGTGTTCATCTCCGGCTTCGTGGCGGTGACGCTGTCACCGATGATGTCCGCGCGGCTCTTGTCGGCGGAACCGACCAGGTTCCAGCACTTCGTCGACAAGATCTTCACCGGCCTTGCCAACTGGTACGGCCGGCGGCTGGAGTCCTCGCTGCGCTACAAGCCGGCAACGCTCGTGCTGGTGCTGGGCCTGATGGGCACCACCGGCTACATGTTCATGCACACCAGCTCCGAGCTGGCGCCGGACGAGGACCAGGGCGCCCTGTTCTCGGTCGTCCAGGGCCCGGAATATGCCACCTCGGACTACACCCAGCTCTACACCGACCAGTTCTATGCCCTGACGGATGACGCGCCGGGCGTGGAGGCGCGGTTCCAGATCGTCGGCATGGGCGGCACCAACTCCGCCTTCGCGATCTGGGTGCTGAAGCCGTGGGACCAGCGCGACGTGACGCAGGACCAGGTGCAGCAGAAGGTGCAGGCGGGCCTCAACCGGTCGGCCGGCGTGGAAGCCTTCGTGTTCGCCCCGCCCTCGCTGCCGGGCTCCGGCGGCGGCCTGCCGGTGCAGTTCGTGCTGCAGACGACCGGCTCGGCCGAACAGGTCTACGAGGTGTCCGAGCAGATCCGCCAGAAGGCCATGGCCACCGGCCAGTTCATCGTGGTGCAGAACTCGGCCTCCTTCGACAAGCCGCGCACGACGGTGCTGATCGACCGCGATCGCGCCGCAGCCCTGGGCGTTCCCGTCTCGGCCATCGGCCAGACGCTGAACATCCTCGTCGGCGGGGCGTCGGTGTCCAAGTTCGACCGCGACGGTCGCGCCTACGACATCATCCCGCAGGTGGGCAAGGACTTCCGCATGAACCCGGAGCTGCTGGGCGAGCTTTATGTCCGCGCCAACGGCGGGGCCATGGTGCCGCTGTCCTCGGTGGTGCGGATCCAGACCGATGCGACCGCCACCTCGATCGACCAGTTCAACCAGCTGAACTCGGCCACCCTGTCGGCCCTGCCCATGCCGGGCGTGACGACGGGCACGGCGCTGGCGACGCTGCAACGGATCGCGGCCGAGGAGATGCCGGAAGGCTTCTTCGAGGACTATGCCGGCCAGTCGCGCCTCGAGGTCAAGGAAGGCAACACGATCCTCGTCGCCTTCGCCCTCGCCGTCGTCGTCATCTACCTGGTGCTGGCAGCCCAGTTCGAGAGCTTCCGCGATCCGTTCATCATCATGATGTCGGTGCCGCTGTCGATCTTCGGCGCCATCGTGCCGCTGTTCCTGGGGGCCGGATCGCTCAACATCTACACCCAGGTGGGCATGATCACGCTGGTCGGCCTCATCACCAAGCACGGCATCCTGATGGTCGAGTTCGCCAATGCGCAGCGCGAGCTGCACGGGCGGACCAAGGCACAGGCGATCGTGGAGGCCGCGCGCGAACGCCTGCGTCCGATCCTGATGACCACCGGCGCCATGGTGCTGGGCGTCATCCCGCTGGTGATTGCCGACGGCGCAGGCGCGGCCGCGCGCTACTCGATCGGTCTGGTGATCTGCACCGGCATGTCGGTGGGCACGCTGTTCACGCTGTTCGTGGTGCCGATGTTCTACATGTACATCGGCCACTCGGACCGCGCGCATGACGAGACCGGCACGCCGGCACCCGCGTCCGCCGACAGCGGGCACGCTGCCCGGGCGGCAACGCCGGCTGACGCCCCGGACGGCGCAGCAGGCGGCGTCCCGGCCAACGCCTGACCCGACCCGGCACCGCCGCCCGCCTGCCAGCGGGCGGCGGCGGCCGTTCCGGCGCAGGCGCCGCACGGCTGGCCGGCCAGCGCCCCGCGCCTCGCCCCCCTCACCCGACCGGAGCGCCATCCCGGATCGCCGCCACCGGATGCCCCGCCCGCCAACCCGCCGTGTAGCCCGATGCCCCGATACGAGTTCCGCATGCAGCGCGTCCATGTCGACGCCCCGCTCCGCCCGGCCGAGGCCGTGACCGCCAGCAAGGACCAGGCGAACTATCTCCTGAACGTGCTGCGACTGCAGGCCGGCGACGAGGTGCTGCTGTTCAACGGCCGGGACGGCGAATGGCGGGCGACGGTCGAGACCCCGACGCGCAAGACCTGTGCGCTGGTTCCCGCCGAACAGACCCGGCCGCAACCGGCGCCGAGCGACTTCGACTATCTCTTTGCCCCGCTGAAACACGCCCGGCTCGACTACATGGTGCAGAAGGCCGTGGAAATGGGCGCCTCGCGCCTGTCGCCGGTGATCACCCGCCATACCCAGGCGGCGCGGGTCAACACGGAGCGGATGGCGGCCAATGTCGTCGAGGCGGCCGAACAATGCGGCATCCTGCAGCTGGCCGAGGTGCGCGAGCCGCGGCCGCTGGCCGACGTCATCGCGGGCTGGAGCAGGGAGGCCCCGGACCGCCAGCTGATCTTCTGCGATGAAGGCGAGGCAAGCCAGAACCCGCTTGGCCCGCTCGAGGCCCTGAAGGCGGAGGGCGCACGGCCGCTGGCGCTGCTGATCGGACCGGAGGGCGGCTTCTCGGAGGAGGAGCGGGCCCTGCTGCGCCGCCAGCCCTTCGTGACGCCGATCCCGCTCGGACCGCGCGTGCTGAGGGCCGACACGGCCGCCGTCGCCGCCTTCGCCGTGGTGCAGGCGGTGCTTGGTGACTGGAGATGATCCGGCCGCGTGACCGGAGCAGGACGACGGACCGAGTGGACTGACCCGACTGACCCGACTGACCTGACTTGCCGCGCGGTGGATCGCGCAATTGTGAAACGAGATGTTTGTTCCTGGGGCGGGGCCCCGCTATTGTGCCGCCCCACCCCGTTGCCGGAGACGCCCCCATGGCCCGCGACACCATCGATTCGACGCCGATCACCAGCGTCAAGGAACTCGCCGCCCATCTGGCCTCGGGTTCCAAGCCCAAGGACCAGTTCCGCCTGGGCACCGAGCACGAGAAGTTCGCCTTCTACACGGCGGACCTGTCGCCGGTGCCCTATGCCGGCCCGCGCGGCATCGAAGCCCTGCTGAAAGGCATGGAAGGCCTTCTGGGCTGGGAGCCGATCTCCGACAAGGGCAACATCATCGGTCTGGCCGACCCGGTCGCGGGCGGCGCCATTTCGATTGAACCGGGCGGGCAGTTCGAGCTGTCCGGCGCCCCGCTCGACACCCTGCACCAGACCTGCCGCGAGACCAACGCGCATCTGGCGCAACTGAACCAGATCGCCGAACCGCTCGGCATCGGCTTCCTCGGTCTCGGTTTCACGCCGACCTGGAGCCGCGCCGAGGTGCCGGTGATGCCGAAGTCGCGCTATGCGATCATGAGCAGCTACATGCCGAAGGTCGGTACGCTTGGCCTCGACATGATGTACCGGACCTCGACGATCCAGGTGAACCTGGACTTCGCCGACGAGGCGGACATGGTGAAGAAGATGCGCGTGAGCCTGGCGCTGCAGCCGGTGGCCACCGCGATCTTCGCCAATTCGCCGTTCACCGAGGGCAAGCCGAACGGCTTCCAGTCCTTCCGCGCGGAAATCTGGAAGGACACGGACAACCAGCGCTCCGGCCCGATCCCCTTCGCCTTCCACCAGGACTTCGGCTTCGAGGCCTATGTGAACTGGGCGATCGACGTGCCGATGTATTTCGTCAAGCGCGGCGACACCTATTTCGAGGCCACCACCACCACCTTCCGCCAGTTCATGAACGGTGCGCTGAAGGACAAGCTGCCGGACGGCCTGCCGACCATCGGCGACTGGAACAACCACCTGTCGACGCTGTTCCCGGATGTGCGGCTGAAGAAGTACCTGGAGATGCGCGGTGCGGACGGCGGCCCCTGGCGCCGGATCTGCGCCCTGCCCGCCCTGTGGGTGGGCCTGCTCTATGACGAGGGCATCCTGGAAGACGCCTGGCAGATGGTGAAAGGCTGGAGCGAGGCCGAGCGGCTGGCCCTGCGCAACGACGTGCCGATCCACGGCCTGAAGACGCCGTTCCGCAGCGGGACCGTGCTGGATCTCGCCCGGGACATGGTGGCCCTGTCGCGCGAGGGCCTGAAGCGCCGCGCCCGGCTGAACGAGGCCGGCCAGGACGAGCGGCTGCACCTCGCCTCGCTGGAAGAGGCGCTGGCGCTCGGCCAGTCGCCGGCCGACCAGATGCTGGAGCGCTATTCCGGCGTCTGGCAGGGCGACATCCGCCAGGCCTATCGCGACTACGCCTACTGAGCGGAGCCCCTGACCGGAACCGCCGGGGAGAGACGGCCCGGCGGGAGCCTTTCCGGACGGCTTCCCGGATGGCGTTCCGGGAGGCCCTCGGGGCGGGCGTCCGTGCGGTGCAAAACGGGATTTGACCGCAGGGACGCGAAAGCCGATCATGCGGAGAGAGACGATTCCGGCGCGAGGCGGCATGAGCGACGCAAGCGGACTGTTCACTTCCCTTGATCCTGCCGGGGTGGTCGAGACCATGCGCCGGCAGTTCGGTCTGGGCGACGCCGACATCAGCCGGGCCATGGGCGCGCTGCTGCCGGCGGCCTTCGCCGGCCTGAAGCACATGACGGCAGCCCCGGACGCCATGCAGGGCTTCCTCGGCTTCCTGAAGGCGCAAGCCCCGCAAGGGGGCGCCGGCGATGCCTTCTCCTTTGGACAGGGACTTGCAGGCGCGCAGGGGCTTGCAGGCACGCAGGGTCTGGCAGGCGCACAGGGTCTGGCGGGAGGACTGGGCGCAGCGCCGACGGCCTGGTTCTTCGGACCCGCCCCGATGCAGCAGGCGATTGCCGATCAGGTGGCCAAGATCACCGGCGTGCAGCAGGATGCCGTCACCGCGCTGATGCCCGTGGCCGCCACCCTGGCCACCGCCCAGGTGGCGCGGCCCTATCTGCAGGGGCAGGCGCGTGACCTGTTCGATGCCTTCATGGCCGGATATGCGCGTGGCCGGCCGAAGCCGGCCCCGACGCCGGCGGGCATGATGGCGGGCTATACCGACGCGGTGCAATCATTCTGGACCCGCTTCCTCGGGCTGGACGACAAGGCGCCGCTGGCCCCGTTCTGGCAGACGGGGACCTCCGAGACCGCCGCCGCACGGCGGCCGGCGCCGCCCGCCCGCGAGCCGGCCCCAGAAAAGGCGCCCGAAAAGACACCCGAACGGGCCTCCGGTCTGGCTCCCGATCCGGCTGCCGAGGCCGCAGGGGCGACCGTTGCCGGACCCGCGGCAATCCTGAATGACTGGTTTGCCGCCAGCCGCGCCTTCCAGGAAACCCAGATCCGGGCCATCGAGAGCGTGTTCGACTCGATCGAGGGCAAGACGGCCTGAACGAAAGACAGCCTGAGGGACGGCGGCCCGGGACGGGCGCCGACCGGCGGCCGACCGGGCTCCCGAGACACGCCCCCGACGCAGCACAGGCTTGACCGACCACCCGGACCGGGCCACCTTGGCGCCGCCTCAAGAACCGGAATCGCACGCGTGGCCGACCCGACTCCTCCCTCGAATGTCGCCGAATACTCGGTCTCCGACATTTCCTTCTCGATCAAGCGCACGCTGGAAGACACTTTCGGCTATGTGCGCGTGCGCGGGGAGCTGGGCCGCATTTCGCGCCCGGGATCGGGCCACATCTATCTCGACCTGAAGGATGACCGCTCCGTGCTGGCGGCCGTGATCTGGAAGGGCTCGGTGTCGCGGCTGAAGATCCAGCCCGAACAGGGGCTTGAGGTGATCGCCACCGGCAAGGTGACGACCTTCCCCGGCCAGTCCAAGTACCAGATGGTGATCGATGCGCTGGAGCCGGCCGGTGCAGGCGCGCTGATGGCGCTGCTGGAAGAGCGCAAGCGCAAGCTCGCCGCCGAGGGGCTGTTTGCGCCTGAGCGCAAGCGGGCGCTGCCGGCGCTGCCGCGCGTGATCGGGGTCGTCACCTCGCCGACCGGCGCGGTGATCCGCGACATCCTGCATCGCCTGGCCGACCGGTTTCCGCTGCATGTGCTGGTGTGGCCGGTGCGCGTGCAGGGCGAGACCTGCGGCGCGGAAGTGGCCAACGGCATTCGCGGCTTCAACGCGCTGGCCCCGGGCGGCGCCATCCCGCGCCCGGACCTCATCATCGTGGCGCGCGGCGGCGGGAGCCTGGAAGACCTGTGGGGCTTCAACGACGAGCAGGTGGTGCGGGCGGCTGCGGACAGCGCCATTCCGCTGATCTCGGCGGTGGGCCACGAGACCGACTGGACGCTGATCGACCTGGCCGCCGACGTGCGCGCACCGACCCCGACGGGCGCGGCAGAAATCGCCGTGCCGGTGAAGGCGGAGCTGATGGCGGCCGTCGACGACCTGTCGCGGCGGCTGAACTCCGGCCTCGTCCGGCTGGTGAGCGCGCGGCGGACGGAACTGCGCGCGGCCGCCGCCGCCCTGCCCGCCGCCCGCGATCTGCTCGCGCTGCCGCGGCAGAAGCTCGATTTCATCGGCGGCAACCTGGAGCGCGGGCTGATCGTCAACACCCGGGCGCTCAGGACACGGCTGATCAAGGCCGAGACGCTGCTGACGCCGGCCATGCTGTCGCGGCGCACGCTGCAGGCACGGGACCGGCTGACCGGGCTCGGCGACCGGCAGAGCCGCGCCCTTGGCGTCGCCGTGCGGGCGCAGGCACAGAAGCTGGAGGGCATCAGCCGCCGCCTGACGCCGCAGCCGCTGACGCGCCAGATCGGGCTGGGCACAGAGCGGCTCGACAACCTGTTCGCCCGGCTGGTGCGCGCCGCACATCAGGCCAACCAGAACCGCCGCCGGCACCTGGAGGGGCAGGAAAAGCTGCTCAAGTCCCTGTCCTACAAGGATGTCCTGGCGCGTGGCTATGCGCTGGTGCGCGACGCCGAGGGCCAGCCGGTGCGCCGCCCGGACGATGCGCCGGCCGGATCACGGATCAGCATCGAGGTGGCGGACGGCCGCTTCGACGCGGTCGTGAGCGGCGGCGGCGCCCCGGCGCCAGAGGCATCCCCGGCGCCGGAGAGCGGTGCGACCGGCAGCGGCACGGCGGATCAGGCGCCGGCACGCAAGGCCAGCCGCCCGGCCCGCCCCCGCGCGGATGCGCCGGCCTCCGGCAACCAGGGGTCCCTGTTCTGACCCGGGCCGCCGCAAGGCAGCATCGGCCCAAGTATCGGCCGCAGTGTCGGCCGCAGTGTCGGCCCCAGTATCGACCCCAGTGTCGGTCCGGGCCGGCGCTCCGCCCTTTGGCCGATGGCCCCGTGACCTTGCGCGCAGTGGACGCGAGGGCAGGCTTTCGCTAAGCCCTAACCAGATGCGGTCTGTCCCGGACGACCGCATGACCCGGCAACCCTGGCAAGACCGAACAGGCGCGGAGGTCGACACGACGGTGCGACCGCTGCCGCCGATCGGGCGGAGAGCCCCATGCATTTCGACCTGACCGAGGAACAGCAGCTCATCGCCGACACGGCCCGGCGCCTGGCCGAGGACAAGATCGCGCCCCTGGCAGAGACGCTGGACCGGGGCGAGGGCCGGGAGGCCTTTCTCGCCAACCTGCGTCTGCTGGCCGACAACGGCTTCATGGGGCTGAACGTCAGGGCCGAGCATGGCGGGACGGAAGCCGGCACCGTGGCCTTCGCGCTGGCCATCGAGGCGCTGGCCCGCGCCTGTGCCTCGACCGCCGTCACCTGCTCCGTCTCCAACATGGTCGGCGAGGTCATCCAGGCCGTCGGCAGCGACGCCCAGCGCGCCGCCTACCTGCCCCGGCTCTGCGACGGCACCTTTGCCGCCGGCGGTTTCTGCCTGACAGAGGCCGGTGCGGGATCCGACCCGGCCGGCATGCGGACGCGGGCGGTCAAGGACGGCGACAGCTATGTCCTCAACGGGGCAAAGCTCTACATCACCTCGGCCGAATATGCCGGCGTGTTCGTGGTCTGGGCCGTCACCGATCCGGAGGCCCCGAAGGGCAAGGGCATTTCCTGCTTCCTCGTCGAGGCCGGCACGCCGGGCCTCGTCATCGGCAAGGCCGAGAAGAAGATGGGCCAGACCGGCTCGGCCACCAACGAGGTGCTGTTCCAGGACTGCCGGGTGCCGGCGAGCGCGCTGATGGGGCCGGAGAACAACGGCTTCCGCACCGCGGTCGGCGAGCTGGCGGGCGGGCGTATCGGCGTCGCGTCCCTGGCGCTCGGAATTGCCCGGGCCGCCATGGACGCGGCCAAGGCCTATGCCCGCGAGCGGGAGCAGTTCGGCCAGTCGCTGGCCGACATGCAGGGCATCCAGTGGATGATCGCCGACCGGGAAACCGAGCTGGAGGCGGCGCGTCTCCTGATCCTTCAGGCCGCCTGGGCGAAGGACCAGGGCCGGCCCTTCGGCAAGGAAGCCTCGATGGCCAAGCTCTTTGCCTCGGAGGCCGCCCAGAAGGCGACCTACACGGCGCTGCAGATCCATGGCGGGGCCGGCTACATCAAGGACTATCCGCTCGAGCGGCATGCCCGCGACGCGCGCATCACCACGATCTATGAGGGCACCAGCGAGATCCAGCGGCTGATCATCGCCCGCGAGGTGTTGAAGGCGGTGTGACACAGCAAAAAGCCCCGGCGCTTGCGCACCGGGGCTGAATGTCGGGCCGGATCGGCGGCCGAGGGCCGGATCAGGCGGCCTTGAGGTCCTTGAAGGACTTCTCGACCGCGTCCTTGACCGGCGAGGTCACGTCGGAGGTCAGCTTGGTGGCGAACTCCTGCATGTCCTTGGCCTGGGCGGTCAGCGCGTCGAACTGCTGACGGGCGAAGGTGGACTGCAGCTCGATGGCTTCCGCCACGGTCTTGACGGCCATCAGGTCCTTGAAGAAGGAGAAGGTGGCATCGGTGTTGGCCTTGGCCGCGTCGATGGCCTTCAGGTTGAACTCGACGACGCCCTGACGCGAGGTCTCGAAGGTGTCCTCGAGCAGGTCGGTGGCTTCTTCGGCGGCGTTCTTGACCTTGGCATAGGCGTCGCGCGCCTGCTCGATGCCCTTCTCGGTCATTTCACGAACCACGGCGGGAACTTCGATCTTCGGCATGACAAAAGCCTCAAATTCGGGGAACGGGGACACGGCCGAGGCCGTCTTGGTGGTCTTCGGGGCAACGCGCGGCTTCTGCGCGGCCTTCGGGGCCGGGGCTTCCGGCGAAATCTCAACGCTCATGTGTCATCTCCTGCTGGGGCCGGAGCCGATCACGTGGCAATCGTCCGGCATGGGGGACGTGTCCGGCCGTGCCGCCGTCCCACCGTCATCCGCAGGGTTAATATAGGCGAGGCCGTGTTGCGTTGCAACATTATTTTGCAGTGCACAATAAAAAGTAACGCAGGGTCATCGCGCAAAGCCGGGGCCAGACGCGTAAAATGCCTATACGTCAACGGCTTGTCCGGATGGCTGCAGAGCGGCGGGGCGCCGCGTGCCGGACCATCCGGTCCTGCCCATGTCACGGCGCACGGGCAGGACGATCCGCCGGGCCCCCCTCGCCCGGACCAAGGGGCCGAAGGGTCAGACGGCGCGGACGGAGAGGACGGTCAGTCCTTGACCGCGCGCGCGGCGTCCTGGGCAGCGCGGGTGGCCGAGTCGCTGATCTCGCGGGCCTGCTCGCCCAGCTGCTCCATCTGGCGGCGCAGATAGTCCTGCTGCAGCTTCATCATCTCGTCCATGTCCTTGGCGCGGACCATCTGCTGGGCGAAACGGAAGGCGGCATCGACATGCTCCTCGGCATAGCCGAGGGCCTTGCGGTTGATGTCGGCCGCACCGGACTGGACCGCAGAGGTCGAGCCCTCGACATTGGACACGGCCTTCTGGGTGACGGACATGAAGTCATCGAAGGCCTTGCGGGCCTGATCGACGCTCTTTTCCGCGAAATCGCGCATCTGCTCGGGTATCTCGAAACCGCTCTTGTCTGCAGCCATTCCCGCACTCCCCGTCCTGATGACCCTGCCCTGATGGCCCTGCCCTAATGACCCGGCCCAGATGACCCGGCCCTGGTGCCCCGCCCTGCGGCCCGCGCCAGACTGGCGGACGCAGGATGACCGGCGCATGACGCTCCGCTGCGGTCGTGCCATCGGCCGGGGCTCACCGGAAATTGGTACCATGGGCCTGCCGGGACAGCAATCGCCGCCGGCCGCCGGGATCCTGGCGCCGGGCTCCGGAAACGCCGTCGCAACCTGTTCCGGAACACCGGGCAAAACTGCCGGGTCGTTCAAAAAAACCCTTTCAGATTAACCACAAGGCAAGCCCGTGTCTGGCATGGCAGCGCCGAACGTGGACGCCTTCGGGCTTTGGCAGTATTAACTTGGTGTTTACCGGCCGGCGGGCTGCGGCTGCCGTCCGACCTGGCCTCTGCGCACGGGGGTGCGGCAGGACCGGACGAGACACCGGAGCGGCGGAGGGAACCCGATGGACCAGCACCTGACGACTTTCCTGGCGCTCAGCGCCCATGCCGACCTGGCGCCGCTGATCGCCGCAGACCGGCCAGCCTGGCTCTGGGCCGCCACCGGCGACCGGATCCTGTGGGCCAATGCCGCCGGCGCTGCCTTTTTCGACGCCCGCTCGCCACAGGACCTGGCCAGCCTGCCGGGCCTGGACCGCGCCCAGGCCCGACCGCATCTGGCCCGCATCGCCACGCAGGGCCCGACCGACAGGCCAAGCCTGGAACGGCTGCGCTTCTACAAGGGCCTCAAGGTGGTGCTGTTCACCTGCCAGTGCCGCCGCTTGCGGTTTGCCTCCGGCGACAGCGCAGCCCTGATCGTCGCGGGGGATGGCCCGGTGCGGGCCGAGCGGCCGGATGCCGACTTCCTGGCGCTGGTGGCCGCCGCCGCGCCGGACATGATCCTGGCGCTGAGCGACGGCAGGGGACAGGTGCTCGCCCGGGCCGGCGAAGGAGCGGCTGCCCTGCCGGCGCATGTGCCGCCCACCGACGAGGTTCTCACCCTCTCGGGCCGGCTGCATCCCCTCATCCGCCTGCCGCTGGGACAGGCGCGCGCCTTGCTGATCCTCGATGCGGACACCGGGCAGGACGGCGCCGCGCCGGCCGAAGGCGTGCAGGCCGCCGCCGTGGACGTCCCGCTGCGC encodes:
- a CDS encoding phasin, with translation MSVEISPEAPAPKAAQKPRVAPKTTKTASAVSPFPEFEAFVMPKIEVPAVVREMTEKGIEQARDAYAKVKNAAEEATDLLEDTFETSRQGVVEFNLKAIDAAKANTDATFSFFKDLMAVKTVAEAIELQSTFARQQFDALTAQAKDMQEFATKLTSDVTSPVKDAVEKSFKDLKAA
- a CDS encoding phasin translates to MAADKSGFEIPEQMRDFAEKSVDQARKAFDDFMSVTQKAVSNVEGSTSAVQSGAADINRKALGYAEEHVDAAFRFAQQMVRAKDMDEMMKLQQDYLRRQMEQLGEQAREISDSATRAAQDAARAVKD